GTGGTTGTTGTAGCTTTTACCTTATTTTATTGGTTATTCGAGTATAGAAAGGATGCCAATAATACTAAACCGGAGCCAACCCAGGCGAACTTCTTTATGGCATTGGCTACGATTTCATCACTTACATTGGCTTGGATCATTAGTCATTACTTACGCGCATGTTCAACACTATCCCATCTTTATTGGATTGGTTTAACGATTTTAATGGTGATTCAAGGCTCGCAGCAAAGAACTATTTACACAGCAATTAAGCGAATTGCTATCAACACTTTCGGCGCAATAATCGTTGTTTTTCTGTTTGGCTATATTGTGCCACCCAATTTTTGGATAAATTTTATATTATTGGTGATTTTTTTATTTCTCATTTTCTCTCTGGGATTTTCTTATTTCTTAAGAGTTTTCTTTATAGAATTATTCGTGTTTGGGTTTGCGCATCTATTGGGAGACTATCATAATGTTGTTGCCTTAGATCGTATCATTCTGACTTGCATTGGCGGATTGATTGTCATCACAGTCACGTTAATGTTGTATTGGATAAAAGTGGATGTCTAAGTTGCTGATATCCGACTATCATCCATGGCAATCAAATCATTTGGAAAAACTAATGAACGCTACAACCTATAGACTTAATACAAAAGAACCCCATATTCTGGGGTTGACGCTGCTCAGCGCTTTCGGAGCGATGGGTGCTATTTTAATGACACCTGCGCTACCGAACATTGCCGGATATTTTAACGTCAGCGTGGGTGTGTCACAGCTAACCGTAACGAGTTTTTTACTGGGCTTTGCGTTAGGGCAATTAATATATGGGCCAATTGCTAATCGCTTGGGCCGAAAACCGGCATTTTATGTTGGTATTTTTCTGGCTACTCTGGGGTCATTGTTTAGTATTCTTTCTTCACCGGTCGAATCCTTTTCTTTATTAATTATCGGGCGACTTTTAGAAGCATTTGGTTCGAGTGTAGGATTGGTGGTGTGCTTCACCTTGATTAATGATTTTTATTTTCCAAAAGAGGCGCGTCGCGTAACAGGTCTGATGGTTATAGCTTTTGCCATTATTCCAGGCATTGCGGTCGCTGTCGGTGGATTATTGACACAATATGTTGGTTGGCAAGGGTGTTTTTATTTTTTATTAATTTATGGTTTAGCATTGATTTATCCCGCTACTAAAATGCCAGAAACCTTAAGCCAACCCGATATACATGCATTACATTATCGACAAATTTATAAAAATTATGCCGCCATATTTAAAAATAAGCAGTTACTGGGATTTTCTGCATGCTCCGGTTTTTCTAGCGCCTGCATTTACGTATTTGGTGCTGAGGGTCCATTTATTGGAATTCATTTGCTAGGCATCTCACCGGCTACTTATGGCTTATTGGGATTACTGCCATTCTTAGGTACGTTGATCGGCTGTTTAATTAGTATTCGCCTCGCTTTTGTCAAAGCGATGACAATGCTCAAAGCTGCGTTTTTTATTGAATTGATTGCTACAGTGTTCATGCTATTCTGCTTTGTATTTCACTTCGTTAATCTGTTTACTTTATTAGCACCCATGGCGCTGCTTTGCTTAGGTCACGCTATTCTATCCAGCACAGCTTTATCTTTAGCTATGACTTATGCCGAAGATAAAGCAAATGGATCTGCTGTGATGAATTTTGTTGTCATGTGCATGCCAGTATTGATGACCTTTTTGTTAGGTATGTTACATATAGGGGCTGCTTGGGTTTTACCGCTGATTTTCATGATTGCATTGGGATTAATGCTTGTTATTTATTGTATATGGCTGCAAGAAACCCCGCATAGTCACGATTTGCGCTGATTGCAAATGAATCTTAATCAATTCTTACGATTTAATTGATGCAATGTTACTGCATTACCTTCTGAGTCAAGGATCACAGCCATTAATCTCAATGAAAGTTAAAAGTAGGACATTACGATGATTTATATTATCTGGGAATTTGATGTTGAATCTTCACAAATTGCCTTATTCGAAGAAATATATAGTTCACAAGGTGCATGGGCGTTATTGTTTAGCCAATCTAAGAATTATCATGGCACCATGTTATTAAAAGACCATAGTAATCAGTCCAGATACATTACAATTGATCAATGGGATAAAATTGACGATTTTGAAAACTTCAAAGTTTGTAATTTTGAGGCATACAATAATCTTGATCAACAATGTGAACATTTCACTATAGCAGAAAGAAAAATCGGCTTTTTTGAGGATTTTTGAGAGAAATAGCATGGAAAATCTAGCGCTTGATTTAGTCCTGCAATACCTGAACAGTTGGAGACAAAATAATTTAGTTCTTGCAACATTGCGCATATGACCCCAATGGATTTATTGAAAAAACTGGGAACAGTTATGGCATGTCCTTATACGCTGTATATATGCCGAGCATAAATTCTGGGGTTATTGTATTGGCTAATAAAGCACGGGTTTCAGATGCTGTTAATTTGGGAAGAAATATTTTGAAGCAAATATCCCTCAAAAAATAGCAAATATACGTGATGCAACTCACTGTAATGGAGTATAACTCATGACTAAAAAGGTATTCTGGATAGATCCTTATCTTACTCAGCTTGATACAAGTGTACGGGGTGTGGATGGGAATAAAATCACAGTAAATGAAACCATCTTCTATGCTTTTTCAGGAGGACAAGAAAGTGATTACGGTAGTATTGGTGGCTATTCCCGTACTGGAAGCAAAAAAGGAAGGTAAAGAAATTGTTTACACACTTCCTGAAAACCACGATTTGAAAATAGGTCAAAAGACCAACATGATGATTGATTGGGCACGTAGGTATTCTCTGATGCGCCTCCATTTTGCAGCTGAACTTGTTTTGGAGCTGGTATCTCGGCGATTTCCTGGGATTAATAAAATAGGTGCTCATATCGGTCAAGAGAAGGCGCGTATTGATTTTCAGATAGAGGAACCTATATCACCCCATCTTCCGTCCTTGCAGAAAGAGGCTCAAACTATTATCGATTCAGATCAGCAGATTATCAGCGCCTTCAGCATGTTTTGCGCAGTTTATAAATTTAACGTGACTCCGAGAAATGAAAATGAGTTCAAAGCACTGTGGCATACTGCTACTTTGGAAGTAAAATCACATAACAAAAGCGTAGGGTCGCGCTTACATAAGGTGGTCGGCAAAGAAAATCAGTGGATTGCCTATTCGCAGTGGCCCAGCAGAGAAAAATGAGTAAGCCATGCTGAGCTTTTTTTTAATACAGAACCACCGCAATGGGCGCACTGAAAGCTGTGTGTAGCTCCATCTCTGTTTTGTTAGAACTGGAGGTTGTTGATGATTTACTAACCTCCAAAACAGATTAGAGATAACAAAGGATAAAGTTATGGAAAATTCAAATTGGAATTTAAAAGGCAAAAAAGCATTAATTACCGGCGGCACAAAAGGAATCGGTTATGCATTAGTGAAAGAGTTTCTACAATTAGGAGCAGAAGTTTTTATAGTGGCCCGAAATGCAGATCAGATCAATTGTGTTTTAACAAAAATTCGCGACCAAGGCTATGTGGCTTTCGGCATGGCTGCCGATATTAGCAAGGGAGAAAAAATTTGTGCTGATATTATTCAAGCGGTAAATAATCTCTGGGGTAAGTTAGATATTTTAGTAAACAATGCAGGCACCAATATTAGAAAAGCAGCACAGGATTACCACACCAATGAATATTCCACTATTCTGGATACAAATTTAACGGCTACTTTTGAATTGTGTAAACAAGCTTATCCGTTATTAAAAAAATCGCGGGCAGGAAATATTGTGAATATTGCCTCTATATCTGGATTAGTAGATGATGACTCTGGTGCGCCTTATGGCATTAGCAAAGCAGCAGTTATACAACTGTGCAAACATTTAGCAGTAGAATGGGCCAAAGACAACATTCGGGTCAATGCTGTTGCACCTTGGTATATTAGTACGGAACTAACAGCGCCCACTTTATCAAATCCTGAAAAGCGCAATGCAATTATAGCACGAACTCCTTTAGGTCGAGTTGGCAACCCACAAGAAGTTGCCACCACTGCAGCATTTCTCTGTATGCCTGCTTCATCTTATATTACTGGTCAATGTATCGTGGTAGATGGCGGTCTTTTAGTCAATGGATTTTCTCAACATATTGCATGTAATTAGTTGTTGCCGCAAAATTAAAATATCGGCTTAGCAACCATTAGAGGAATACCCGATATAATAGATTATTTTCAGCTATTTAACATAAGTTACCTGCCTTAAGCAATATCAGTAATTACGATGACTCAGATTAAAACCTTACTTTACTCTTCTAAATTCAAATATTTTTACTTTTCAGAATTTTACAAAATATAAGCATTATTATGCTGATAATTATTCAATTCTGAGGCAAAATATATTTTCAAAAGTATGAAGCTTCTCGAACGAGCTTTTCTCAAATCAAGGGCACAACAAAAGTCAGTCATTGGAATTAACTATTTTTGCTTTTCAAATAATCCAAAACCATCACTATTTAAATAGGGTATCGACATATGTGTGATAGCATGATTTTCATCAACAGAAAAAATTACCTTATTTTGTGTAACTGGAATCATTGG
This genomic interval from Patescibacteria group bacterium contains the following:
- a CDS encoding FUSC family protein — translated: MSRIDYSAFALEGFKITLFCLGIIGLLKLFGAANEFLLIPFNMAVMSAAATFSVSKKNLAQVSLGSSVVVISTILGGVLGFYYPWLASLITIIYAGLAFYLPKTKSKTNIFVTGSLMFLIFSALPFSLQAGIKYAFVGAVVVVAFTLFYWLFEYRKDANNTKPEPTQANFFMALATISSLTLAWIISHYLRACSTLSHLYWIGLTILMVIQGSQQRTIYTAIKRIAINTFGAIIVVFLFGYIVPPNFWINFILLVIFLFLIFSLGFSYFLRVFFIELFVFGFAHLLGDYHNVVALDRIILTCIGGLIVITVTLMLYWIKVDV
- a CDS encoding SDR family oxidoreductase, with product MENSNWNLKGKKALITGGTKGIGYALVKEFLQLGAEVFIVARNADQINCVLTKIRDQGYVAFGMAADISKGEKICADIIQAVNNLWGKLDILVNNAGTNIRKAAQDYHTNEYSTILDTNLTATFELCKQAYPLLKKSRAGNIVNIASISGLVDDDSGAPYGISKAAVIQLCKHLAVEWAKDNIRVNAVAPWYISTELTAPTLSNPEKRNAIIARTPLGRVGNPQEVATTAAFLCMPASSYITGQCIVVDGGLLVNGFSQHIACN
- a CDS encoding multidrug effflux MFS transporter, with amino-acid sequence MSKLLISDYHPWQSNHLEKLMNATTYRLNTKEPHILGLTLLSAFGAMGAILMTPALPNIAGYFNVSVGVSQLTVTSFLLGFALGQLIYGPIANRLGRKPAFYVGIFLATLGSLFSILSSPVESFSLLIIGRLLEAFGSSVGLVVCFTLINDFYFPKEARRVTGLMVIAFAIIPGIAVAVGGLLTQYVGWQGCFYFLLIYGLALIYPATKMPETLSQPDIHALHYRQIYKNYAAIFKNKQLLGFSACSGFSSACIYVFGAEGPFIGIHLLGISPATYGLLGLLPFLGTLIGCLISIRLAFVKAMTMLKAAFFIELIATVFMLFCFVFHFVNLFTLLAPMALLCLGHAILSSTALSLAMTYAEDKANGSAVMNFVVMCMPVLMTFLLGMLHIGAAWVLPLIFMIALGLMLVIYCIWLQETPHSHDLR